The sequence below is a genomic window from Cucumis melo cultivar AY chromosome 5, USDA_Cmelo_AY_1.0, whole genome shotgun sequence.
TTTGGCTCTATTTATAGTGACATTTCACATCGAAGGGTCACTTCCACGCTTTACACGTCTCTCTTTACTAATTTATCTCACTATGCAGTTAATCCAAACTCGACACGTAGGCTAAACGTCAGCGGTAATTAGACATTCCATTGAGACGCACACCTTATCTCTTTGGAAAGCTAAACTCTTTAATCGTCTAGctctatttttctcttcttaggAAGCAACAGACATTTACTTTCCTTATCAACTTGTTAAGTAATCTCAACAGGATACCTACTTCCTCGTCTCATTTCCTTGAGTGCAGATACATCTCCTCGCTTTACTACGCTTAAACGCTTAACTCGTGGCATCCAGCATAAGCTTCTTCCTCACCAGTTATTTTTATCGTGTCGTTTACCTTTACGCGATAGAACTTAAACTTAAGCATTTCTCTTCACGTTgcattttctctttttcacATCCTTTCTCTCAGGATGTCCCATACTTACTTTTATCCGAACTAAGTTCCTAGTGAGGATCCTTTTTGACAAGACTTTCTTTCTTCAGATCAGGGCCTCACATCATAAGTGTTTTCACACGTAGGATGgcgaaaagaagaaatgaagcgAATCACAAGAAGAATCGTGTGCAAGAACTCAGTGAGAAAAAGTTGTCTGGCGAGCTGTAAGGCGAGATACTAGTATATAATTACATGAGATGAGTTGCTAGAAGACAAGGGTGGTAGTTGGAGATGATGTGACAAGAAACAACTACATTTTGCACTGACATTTGTAGGCAAGTACAAATGTGCAACATAACAAGGAATGAAAGCTATCCTTCACCATCTGTAGTTGTATTTCTTCTTCCGCCTCTTCTCCGGTCAACATTTGAGCGAAAGCTTAGCGAAATATTAGAGAGAGAAGCTCACCTTCCATTCACTAACTTGTAAAAAAGCCAAGGAATGCAAACCAATGCATTTTGCGGCTCGGTACATatttttactttccattttttctctatAATGTGCTGTATGAATGTTCTTATTCTCATGGAAAGAGGCCTACATTATCAATACAATGCATATGTTTATCAGTTTTCTTTCTCTCACTTCGTTACTATTCATCTTGTTAAAGAGTTATAGGTAGTTTAGGTATGTATTATTACATGTTTGATAAGGGTTCTTTAAGTATAAGATTTATCATGTTTAGCCTGAACTTACCTCATCGCTTGGACAGCACCCGTCGCCAACTgctcgagagagtaagtagtAAAGACCTAGCTAAACACGCGTAGAAGGGAGTCTGGAAACAAACTTTATTTTGGTGTTTTGCTCCCAATCATTTGTGTCCCAAAAGGAGAACGACTGTCGTGTTTAGGCACCGAAAGGTTTCTCGCCTTAAATAGAGAGGTAAATGTGAAGCTTATAACTAAGGAAGTCTAGATATATATCGCTTGAATTACCTTTACCATTTGTGTCTctaaaggagaacaagtgtggtgtttaagCGCTAAGAGGTTGCTCGACTTAAATATAAAATGATCAAATGACCTATATCGCATCAAACCGTATCTCGCGTTTAAATCGCCTATAATGCAGAGACTTTTATTCGTCTTCttaatgcaagttagttcacttTCCATAATCATCCCATTCCATTCTCCTCTACAAAATCCTCTGTGTAAATAATTAGATTAGCTTACTTTTATACTTATACTATATAGAATTTATACCGCCTAGAATTAGAAGTAAACTTTATATCAATGTTTAAAATTCCTTGTGTTCGACCCTAGCTTACCCAACAAACCTCTCGCTTCGCTTATACTTGGGAAAGTGCGAGGAAAATGTGTACTAAATGTTGATAGTATGCATTTAGCAAAGCATAGGTAGGACATACATCTTTTATTGCATAATCCTAACCTGGACACCTGTTTAATCGCATTAATTATTAGAACTTCTCATGATACATCCACGCGAATTCTGTATAAAGAGAAAGATAAAATCAACATGCAATAGCTTAAAACTTTGAGTGACAAATTAAGTTTAGATGATGATTTGAGCATTAGTCTAAAAAAGATGTTTTACTTAAGCAAAATAATTAGCATTTTTTATGAGTAAAAGTATGTTTTTAAAGTATATAAGAACTAGTGTAGAACTATAAAGTTAGTATTAGTAAGTTACCTAAGAAAAActaaagatttgtacaagtttaGTATTAGTTACCTAAGAAAAActaaagatttgtacaagtttaGTATTAGTTACCTAAGAAAAActaaagatttgtacaagttgaAAATAGTGTTTAAATGAAAGGCAAAAGAAAGAGTACGTTTTCAAAAGGTTTTCAGTAAAGAAAAAGTAACATGGTACTAAAATAAGTGATTCTTAAGCATATCTAAGTGTAAATTCAAGTAAATAATTAAGCAAAGTTTAAGATTGAATAAGCATAAGTGTAAGCATAGCAAAAGATTACTTAAAGCATGAGTAAGTAAAGAACTAAAGCATATTTTAGATAAAGTTGATGTATGTTTATTAGTAGTATTACGAAAACTTGTTATAAGCATGAATTGCATCACCATAAACCCTAGACATACAAAGATTAGTTTGAACCCTTTGGGAAGGTAATGACAGCAAGGATAAGTATCCTAAGATAGTTTAATGTGACAGCAGGGATAAACTTGAATGTCCTAAGGAAGTATCATTTTCATGTGCACAGAGGAATTGGTCCACTGTTTTGAGGGCATTGTAGCATTGATTCAATTATGCAATCATGTGCTTAAAGTCCACTTCAGTAAGGACAAAAGAAGTTATCATACCCAGTTAAGTACCGATAGTATTGATTATACCTTGTTTCCAGCAAGACTGTCATTGTCTATATCGATTCAATTCTACCAAAATAGAGTTAGCTAGAAACTATGACTCATCAAGACTATCATTGTTTGGACGAGTTAAATTCTACGAAAAGTGGTTAGATGAGTTGTAAAGTAAAGTAAGCAAAACAAATAAGTTGTAAAGTAAAGAACAAGAGAAATCTATTTAAGAACTTTACTTCAAGATAAATGAACGAGAATGTTTTATGAAACTCGGAAATAAGTTTAAGCTAAAGTTTTGTTCATGTTTTATTAAAGCTAGTCACACAGAGCCTTTCAACTAatgttttcaaaatgttttcatTTCTCAAGTAATGATTGTGACCCAAAGCTGAACCTATCACTGTCAGTTGTCCAGTTTAAGTTCGGGTTGTCATTGTCCTTTGTGGACTTATATATTATGAGTTAAAATAGAGGAGGTAAAgaattttaaatagtttagtacaattaaattgttttaaaaCTAGAGTTTTATTACAGCGTGTTCTTATAAGTTTTTCGATTGTGCTATTTGAAGGAAGTTTTACTTCAACGTTATTGAATATGTCTTTTGAGTAAGTAAAGTTTTAAGTTTAGAAGGTTGGTACGTGTAGTAAGAAACTCGGCATATATAGCTAGATAAGTTGCTAGGGGTGGGTGTGACAGTTAATGTATGTTTTAAGTagtttaatttttgtttgtgCATAAAGTATGTTATGTAGATTTAAAATCTCATCGTATGATTAACATTCTTATACATTGATagtatattataaatgttataatataTTGTATGCACTTGTAGAATTTCCTATAGTATTAGTGTAAGGTGttatattaatttaagaaaaGTATGTTTATATTTTTCCTTGACTCAGAGTCATGAAATATAAAAGCATGGCATGTTATAAGTTTTGTCTAACgtataagtgttataaaatgaattaaacATCTTAAATTCATAATAAAGATAAATTGTATCGTCACCTAAGGTTAATTAGTTtaacatttttttcattttttataggAAATAGGTCGATATTTTGTGAAAGTGTGGTTATAAGAAACATATTAAAATTTGAGAGAGAATCATCAAAAATTACAATCATCGCACAGAAAGAGAACTTTAAGTTACAAACATTAAGAATCGGGTACTTCACATAAATAGGCACATCAGAGACATTAGATCATTCAAGTTAACCCTCTCCTAGTGCATAAATGAATGAAAACAAGGTAAAAGAAAGCATCCCTGGTAGGCAAATCATTCGGGTGCAAGGAACTTCTCAGGGCATTTCTCATTTCAGCTTAGCCAGGTCAATCGAGGCTAGCTCTTAAACAATCTTGCCTCCACAATAGAGTTTCACTTTCTACCCATTTACTTTGAAAATCTCACCTTTATATTTACTTAATTgtcattaaatttaaaaaatctaaccttttatcatttttaacatttatatatataaatgtgtatCATGTGTATATTCAATGTATCAAATGTATCATATGGATTCGATTTTTTTGTCATCTctgtaaaatgaaaaaaaaaaagtatgacAAGCTTGTAAATTTCTAAACTCAAATTGTCACCAACTACATTTCTTTTATAATTAACATGGGATCAAAATATTGTACTTGGGACAAAAATGTCTCCTAGATggttacataaaaaaaaattgaaacttaaTTTTGAAGTGATATTGtaagataaaaaataaactcttttaaaatataaagacTAAAAGTTGTTAAATACTAAGGGTCATTTTAGCCCAAATAGTAGAGTGGGGTGAAGTGAACCATTAAAGTCCACCCACGTTTGGACCTTGGGGATTAGGGTTATTCAAACACCCTTCACTCCCTCAAAATCCTTCTCGTAATGCCCCAAACTCCTTCACGTAATCCTCCTCATAATCCCCAAAAACTCCTTCACGTAATCCCCTTCtctcattctctctttctttgttTACGTTCTCCTCTCCTTCCCTCTCCCTTCATTTCCATTCTTCGATTCCCTCCATCTCCCTTACCTACTCTCTTCACACATCAAAATACTTTCTTCGCTTCGTCAAAACTCTCTCTCGAATAAGAAATGGTGAGATTTGCGGGAGATTTTCATGGGAAGGTTGATTTACCGGAGGAATTGGTTGTTCTGGTGGGATTTGTGGAATGAATTTGTGAAGTTATGGAATGGTTGCTTCTTTGGCCGGATTGAAATTCTTGAGGCAAAAGGAAATCATCAAAAAATTTCATCCTTCTCTCTTTCCCTTTAACGTCGAACTCGCTAAAAAGAAGGCCGCTTGGACTAGATAAGAAGTGGAAGCCGCGAAAGTCGTCGCGCTTGGTGAGGCGCAGTTGCGAAAGGGagatgatgaaagaaaaaaatggaaaacaaGAAAAGGATATAAAGAAGAGCTGAGTGGccatccaaaaaaaaaaatcatagaagataaagaaagaaaaaatgagagATTTTAGGAGTGCTGGCTGTGGATTTTGGTTTTGGATGTTTcgcttttttcttttctttcagaTTTCGTTGTTCCGTTACTAGCTAGCCTCGATTGATTAAGGGATAATCATTTCATTTTTAGGAAACAAGATAGATTATTATTGGATtgttatcttcttttttttttttacttcttatTTCTTATAAGACAGTGGAAAACAGCAACAGGatagcttttttgttttgttgtagATCTTATGGGATACTTTTTGGATGTAAGAAGTATTATATAATATGATCTCGGACTAAGATTACTCTGAGATGTCCTCGAGCTAAAGAACAAAAGCATTGTGTAATATGCTCTTAAGCTAAGGTTGCCCCAAGATGCTCCAAGCTAAAGAACATAAGCATTATGTATGTAATATTATCTCAAACTAAGGTTGCTCCGAACTTAAAAACatattcaattatgtaattGATCCCGGGTCAAAGTTGTATCGAGATGTTCCCAAGTTTAAGAACATAAGCAATTATATCATTGACCCCAGGCTAATCTCGACTAGGATTGATCTCGAGATTCttcccaaattttaaaaaactacttGAAGGAAATATTTTGGTCTCTCTCAGTAGATACTGcgttatatttaaatttgaaataaagaCAAAGAAACCAAACAACATTTTTCTTGAGAAAACTTGGGACCTGTCGGGACAATCTTAGCCCGTTATCATATTACATACTTATTAAAgtttgttaataaaaaatgattttttttcttttctcccaACTACAATTGTTGACACAATCTCAAATAAAACTATaattgaaactatatatatttttaatgtaATCGAAGTTCCACATTTTGTTCTAAGATAACATTTataatgtatacatacttgtgtAGAAGAGagtattatatattaattatggTTGACTACATATCATTTTCactatatttattttcatattttatcaaaaaatttgagaaaaaaattaaaaatatatttaaagttcaagtacaaaaataaaagatttgaaaattaACATTTTGGAACTTAAATTAAAGTATTGAAGGTTTAGAGTGGAAAGAATTTTAGTAGATAAGTCTACCAAAATCGGCTAAGCTTCATTATCCATAAAGTTAAATGAAGATCAAAGTAAAGTTAATAATATttagtaaaataaaattaagaaaaaaaagtgtaTTATATTCGATGTAAACACAGATATTATAATACTAGACTATTATAATAACAAGACTATTATAAATCACATTTATCGTCCAAACTCAAACAccttctaaaatttaaaatttttaaaaaatagaatagtCATTTAAAGAGATGTTGGTTGGCGGAAAGTTAGTTTGGCGCAAAGTTGAGAGTGGAGATCCGTATCCAACGGAATATATGTTCTTATTTCATACcatttatctttcttctttctcttcttcttctcccaaAATCTTCCATTCCACTTTCTGAAACACACAGAATAGAGTTCACAAGACGGAGGAATCTGAGTTCCCACGGGAACGACGATTCCTCATTTATGCAGGACAATCGCTCTTCTGTTTCTCCACGTACGCCTCTCTCAAATCCCCATCTCAGATCATCTTCATCTCCACCTCTTTTATCTAATTTCAACGTTTTCTGTGGCTTTTCAGGTCCAAAATGGTGTTACGATCTCGGTAACATGCCAATGTAACATCTAAATTCACGTCAAATCCTCTTCCAGGCAGCCGCTGGAAGTTGCCTGTTAATTTTCTAATGCCATTGTCGTCGAACAAGGTAGCTTCTGTCCATTCCATGGGGATATGGCAATCTATTATTCTCTATTCTACTCGTCAATTTGGCTGATTTTACTTTTGgtttcattttatttctatatgGAGAATGTAGAATAGCATGCCGTCAATGCCCAATTCAAGTTAGTCCTTATGATTTATGAATGAGGTCTGTTTATTTCTGCATTTGCAACTGATTTAGCAATTTTTTTATGATGCCAAACAATATTGCAAATTGAAACTGTCTTCATCGCCTGGTCAGACACTCCTAAATTCGTAATGTGATTAATTTTTCTGTTATGTACCACCACAAAATGGTAATACTTGCGACTTTGACTATATTATAGGTCTCTTCTTTGTGGAGTGGGCATTTAGTGCCCTGGTGCTTTCGTTAAATCATCATAGAGGTTTAGAACTTTAAATCTAATACAATGGGTGGTTGCACTTCAAAACTTAGTCGAAACCTCAAAGCATATAGGAAGTACTCATCACGATTTGGAAAACGACGTAGTAAGATTTCAGCTACCATTCCTGACGTTAATATCAAAGCGATCGGAGATTCACGAAAACATGCTGGAGGTTTCAAGGTCAATGAGTTTGTTCATCTCGATTTTGAGAAGGGAGCTGCGACTAACCGTGCAAGGTCTGAAGTTTCTAACATGACATTTCATCTGAAGCAGCTGCATTGGAGCCATGGCCAAATTGATGCAAATGGTATATTTCTTCTGCTCTCAatcattgaataaaaaatattactTTATTTGGTATCCCATGACAGAGAATCATACTATTGCAGTGGACATTCTTCGCTCATAAGAATTTGAACGAACAAGTAACGTATCGTCTTCACACTTGCCTCATGAAATAAATACAAATACATCGAGTCTTCATCATACATGAATATCCGCCATCGTGTCTGCTCATGTATTCGACTAGTTATGGACTTTAACAAAATCCGTGTATCTTAAATTCCTAAGGGaattcttttcattttcctctCTCATCTACCACCATGTTGGATGATTTGGATGGAAAATAAGATTCTACTTTGATTAAGTTGGATATATTCATCTAAATCGTGAATTTTGAAATCGTGTCACCTGCAGGAGTTTACCAAGATGAACCATGGTTCGACTCTGCTAGTATTTTGGACTCTGACTCTGATGACGAGGAGTTCAGCAGTGTTCATGGAGGTAAAATCTTTACTTCTTTCGCTACAGCCAACGATTTCTTTCACACTTTACTTACACAAATTGTTACCATGTGTTTTGAGATCGCAGATTGTTTTCCTTCAATTGGAGACCCGAATGCTCAATTGTTTCAGTATGAAAGCACATCGTGCTTCATTGACACTGGATGTATGTATGAAGGTTTCTATGAAAGTTATCTCAAAATCGATGGGGGTGCGCAGAACTTTGAATATAAGAGTCAGGAGCTCAATATGAATACTTGCCTGCCTTGTTTTCCTCCTCCAGCTAGTTGCAATGAGAAGAATCGTTCTTCTAATACCCAACCGGAAAATCAAAAGAAGTCGGCAGTTATCATGCTTTCTGTTAAGAGAAAGTCTGTTGACGGATATGAACGGACTGAGTTTCGTACGTAAACATGCTTGCTGTGGGGAACTTGTGTTAAttaattatagattttaaattaCTGATGTGTTGGTTCAACTTGTATACAAGTATAACTCTTTGATGCACAGGTACGTCAGAGAAAATTTTGTACCGCCCAACAGCAGGACTTCAAATTTCATGTGCAAAGGGAGAAAAGTTAACTCCGTCGTCCTGGTCCCCTATATCACCTTCAGTCTTTAAGCTTCGCGGAGAAAACTATTTCAGGCATGTTCACGAGTTTCACGTCCATTGATTGTGTGCACATCTTGGGGCTTTTCAATTTGTAAAAATTAAACTTTGTTTCTTCTCCTTTCTAACTCTGGACACCTATTGTATAGAGACAAACAGAAATACCCTGCTCCAGATCTCAGCCCATACGTACCAATTGGAGTTGACTTGTTTCTCTGCCCGCAGAAGATAAATAACATTGCTCAGCATATTGAACTTCCACATGCGAAAGCACATGAAAAGCTACCATCAATATTAATTGTTAACCTACAGGTCTTTTATATTATCACCTTTTTACTGTTCAATGAGCTTTCGAATTAGGCTTTTGTCTACCATTACAAAAATGGAAAAGCAATGTGATAATTTCATGGGTTCTACTCTGAAAAATCTTTGGCCTTCATTATTTTAATGGGCTATATTGATGACAAAACCTGAATGTTACAAATTGAAACATAATTAGCCGAACTCTTGATTccgttttgttgtttttgttttagctGCCTACATATCCAGCTTCCATGTTCCCTGGTGATTACAACGGAGAAGGGATGAGCCTGGTACTGTATTTTAGACTGAATGACAAGTTTGACGAAGAGATATCTCTTCATTTTCAAGACACCATCAAGGTTCCTTTTCTACCacttaatttgaat
It includes:
- the LOC103485766 gene encoding uncharacterized protein LOC103485766 isoform X1; translated protein: MGGCTSKLSRNLKAYRKYSSRFGKRRSKISATIPDVNIKAIGDSRKHAGGFKVNEFVHLDFEKGAATNRARSEVSNMTFHLKQLHWSHGQIDANGVYQDEPWFDSASILDSDSDDEEFSSVHGDCFPSIGDPNAQLFQYESTSCFIDTGCMYEGFYESYLKIDGGAQNFEYKSQELNMNTCLPCFPPPASCNEKNRSSNTQPENQKKSAVIMLSVKRKSVDGYERTEFRTSEKILYRPTAGLQISCAKGEKLTPSSWSPISPSVFKLRGENYFRDKQKYPAPDLSPYVPIGVDLFLCPQKINNIAQHIELPHAKAHEKLPSILIVNLQLPTYPASMFPGDYNGEGMSLVLYFRLNDKFDEEISLHFQDTIKRLIEDEMEKVKGFTRESLVPFRERLKIVGGLVNPEDLQLSATERKLVSSYNEKPVLSRPQHNFFRGKNYFEIDLDIHRFSYISRKGLESFRDRLRHGILDIGLTIEVLLLYSNLVTPTCMYVNFPKFQSMKCHNMGLFSSSQEHCVNVLM
- the LOC103485766 gene encoding uncharacterized protein LOC103485766 isoform X2, with the translated sequence MGGCTSKLSRNLKAYRKYSSRFGKRRSKISATIPDVNIKAIGDSRKHAGGFKVNEFVHLDFEKGAATNRARSEVSNMTFHLKQLHWSHGQIDANGVYQDEPWFDSASILDSDSDDEEFSSVHGDCFPSIGDPNAQLFQYESTSCFIDTGCMYEGFYESYLKIDGGAQNFEYKSQELNMNTCLPCFPPPASCNEKNRSSNTQPENQKKSAVIMLSVKRKSVDGYERTEFRTSEKILYRPTAGLQISCAKGEKLTPSSWSPISPSVFKLRGENYFRDKQKYPAPDLSPYVPIGVDLFLCPQKINNIAQHIELPHAKAHEKLPSILIVNLQLPTYPASMFPGDYNGEGMSLVLYFRLNDKFDEEISLHFQDTIKRLIEDEMEKVKGFTRESLVPFRERLKIVGGLVNPEDLQLSATERKLVSSYNEKPVLSRPQHNFFRGKNYFEIDLDIHRFSYISRKGLESFRDRLRHGILDIGLTIEAQKPEELPEQMLCCLRLNKIDFVNHGQIPTIMSA